A single genomic interval of Stieleria maiorica harbors:
- a CDS encoding DUF2200 domain-containing protein — protein sequence MSGKSSQDERIAKMTFASVYPHYLAKVEKKGRSKEELHQVIKWLTGLNERSLQKQIKDKTTFEQFFRAATIHPNAHLITGVICGHRVEDIENPLTQRVRYLDKLVDELAKGRKMEKILRSV from the coding sequence ATGAGCGGCAAAAGCAGTCAGGACGAGCGAATCGCAAAGATGACGTTCGCTTCGGTTTACCCGCACTATCTGGCAAAGGTTGAAAAGAAAGGCCGCTCGAAAGAGGAGCTGCATCAGGTGATCAAGTGGCTGACCGGGCTGAACGAGCGGTCGCTGCAAAAGCAGATCAAGGACAAAACGACGTTTGAACAATTCTTTCGCGCCGCGACCATCCATCCGAACGCGCACCTGATCACCGGCGTGATCTGCGGCCACCGGGTAGAAGACATCGAAAACCCGCTGACGCAACGGGTCCGCTACCTCGACAAGTTGGTCGACGAACTTGCCAAGGGACGGAAAATGGAAAAAATCCTTCGCTCCGTGTGA
- a CDS encoding DUF4349 domain-containing protein → MIDPLKSKRLLAAFTFCLPLLGCAQQSESTSIAEVLDRAEIQTSAENPAVALVAGGDVPALQTADRSVSKRKIIYTAEVELVVEDFAAFERQIPAVIGTHGGFAAERQTDRRHGDHRGGTWVIRVPVENYDAFLSGLDSLGFARSRSETSDDVTEAYVDLEARISNKHKLEERIVAMLEERPGKLSDLMEIERELSRVREEIERMEGRMRVLTDQTSLATVTLRITEEATYQPPAAPTLGDRIAATWSGSVRSITGLASGLVILAVALAPWTVILLPIAMIAYRLRSRWIGVFRHNLPAS, encoded by the coding sequence GTGATTGATCCATTGAAATCAAAACGCTTGCTGGCTGCCTTCACGTTCTGCCTGCCGCTGCTGGGGTGTGCTCAGCAATCCGAAAGCACCAGCATCGCCGAGGTGCTCGATCGTGCCGAAATCCAAACGTCGGCGGAGAATCCTGCGGTCGCCTTGGTCGCCGGAGGTGACGTGCCCGCGCTCCAGACGGCCGATCGATCGGTCTCCAAACGCAAGATCATCTACACGGCCGAAGTCGAATTGGTGGTCGAAGATTTTGCAGCCTTCGAACGCCAGATTCCCGCCGTGATCGGCACCCACGGCGGGTTTGCCGCGGAGCGTCAGACCGATCGACGCCACGGCGACCACCGCGGCGGCACCTGGGTGATTCGCGTCCCGGTGGAAAACTACGACGCCTTTCTTTCGGGCCTGGATTCGCTCGGTTTTGCCAGATCCCGCAGCGAGACGTCCGATGATGTGACCGAAGCCTATGTCGATTTGGAAGCCCGCATCAGCAACAAACACAAGCTGGAAGAACGCATCGTCGCGATGCTGGAAGAACGCCCCGGCAAACTCTCGGACCTGATGGAGATCGAACGGGAACTGTCACGGGTGCGGGAAGAGATCGAACGGATGGAAGGTCGAATGCGGGTGTTGACCGACCAGACGTCGCTGGCCACCGTGACGCTGCGGATCACCGAAGAAGCGACCTACCAGCCGCCGGCGGCACCGACCTTGGGCGACCGCATCGCGGCTACCTGGAGCGGTTCGGTCCGATCGATCACCGGCCTCGCCAGCGGACTTGTGATCCTGGCGGTGGCACTGGCTCCCTGGACCGTAATCCTGCTACCGATCGCGATGATTGCCTATCGACTTCGCTCGCGGTGGATCGGTGTGTTTCGACACAACCTTCCGGCTTCGTGA
- a CDS encoding OsmC family protein gives MAVEIHVVYTGQLGCTATHGPSQTTLITDAPLDNGGKGESFSPTDLVAAALGSCVLTILGLVAERHELDIKGTEVRVVKEMIQKPVRRIGSLRTVVTMSAAAVSEAAMRDRLESAARKCPVHQSLHPDIDAAIEFVYV, from the coding sequence ATGGCTGTCGAGATTCATGTGGTGTACACGGGCCAGCTCGGTTGCACGGCGACGCACGGCCCGAGCCAAACGACCTTGATTACCGACGCACCGCTGGACAACGGCGGCAAGGGGGAATCGTTTTCCCCGACGGACCTGGTCGCCGCGGCACTTGGTAGTTGCGTCCTAACGATTCTGGGGCTCGTCGCCGAGCGTCACGAGTTGGACATCAAGGGGACCGAAGTCCGGGTGGTCAAGGAGATGATCCAGAAGCCGGTCCGTCGGATCGGAAGTTTGCGGACGGTGGTGACGATGTCAGCCGCCGCGGTGAGCGAGGCCGCGATGCGGGACCGGCTGGAATCGGCGGCGCGGAAGTGCCCGGTCCACCAAAGTCTTCATCCGGACATCGATGCGGCGATCGAGTTTGTCTATGTGTGA
- the purM gene encoding phosphoribosylformylglycinamidine cyclo-ligase, with protein MAATYKDAGVDLDVYAESMRRLPKLMHRTFSPRVLASDGGFAGLFQLDFAGKLFARNYEQPVLVSGTDGVGTKLKIAQTTGVHSTVGIDLVAMCVNDLLCTGAEPLFFLDYVAMGKDDPARLEQIVQGISDGCVAGDMALLGGETAIMPDMYGDDDYDLAGFAVGVVERKRLIDGKQIGEGDVVLGIASSGLHSNGFSLVRKIIADAGLTWDSTPEALGGKTIAQECLTPTQIYVAAVRAVQNHYRVKQVIHGLAHITGGGIEENLDRILPPGVDAEIDPTSWEPPAVFRFLQQTGNVADAEMRRVFNMGIGMAMIVSDFYAASIQSQLADLGIQATPIGNITFGTGKVRYV; from the coding sequence ATGGCTGCGACATATAAGGACGCCGGCGTTGACCTCGACGTGTACGCCGAATCGATGCGGCGTTTGCCCAAACTGATGCATCGCACCTTCTCCCCACGCGTGCTGGCCAGCGATGGTGGGTTTGCGGGCCTGTTTCAACTCGATTTCGCCGGCAAACTGTTCGCCCGCAACTACGAACAGCCGGTACTGGTCAGCGGCACCGACGGCGTGGGCACCAAACTGAAAATCGCTCAAACCACCGGCGTCCACAGCACCGTCGGAATCGATTTGGTGGCCATGTGCGTCAACGACCTGCTCTGCACCGGCGCCGAACCGCTGTTCTTTCTCGATTACGTCGCGATGGGCAAAGACGACCCGGCTCGGCTGGAACAGATCGTCCAGGGAATCAGCGACGGCTGCGTCGCCGGCGACATGGCACTGCTGGGCGGCGAAACCGCGATCATGCCCGACATGTACGGCGATGATGACTACGACCTGGCCGGTTTCGCCGTCGGTGTCGTCGAACGAAAACGGCTGATCGACGGCAAACAGATCGGCGAAGGCGACGTCGTGCTGGGGATCGCCTCGAGTGGCTTGCACAGCAACGGGTTTTCACTGGTGCGAAAAATCATCGCCGATGCAGGGCTGACCTGGGATTCCACCCCCGAGGCCCTGGGCGGCAAAACGATCGCCCAAGAATGTCTGACGCCGACTCAAATCTATGTCGCCGCCGTTCGGGCCGTCCAAAACCATTACCGAGTCAAACAGGTCATCCACGGTCTGGCCCACATCACCGGCGGCGGGATCGAAGAGAACTTGGATCGGATCCTGCCCCCGGGCGTGGATGCCGAAATCGATCCGACCAGCTGGGAACCGCCTGCCGTTTTCCGATTCCTGCAACAAACCGGCAACGTCGCCGACGCCGAAATGCGACGCGTCTTCAACATGGGCATCGGCATGGCCATGATCGTCAGTGATTTCTATGCCGCCAGCATCCAATCTCAACTGGCCGATCTGGGGATCCAAGCCACGCCGATCGGAAACATCACCTTCGGGACCGGCAAGGTTCGCTACGTTTAG
- the glgX gene encoding glycogen debranching protein GlgX: protein MLMRQPTGNLQFTYQPPFGATLQENGVQFSVFSRSATAMRLLLYNKVTDQEPADIIEFDRETDRWGDVWSLNVKGLEAGQLYHYQASGPWDPAKGQRFDSAARLIDPYAQALAGTFGRSTDGVVRPPKCVVVKDDFDWEDDRHLRRDLSESVIYEMHVRGFTKSRTAKIKCPGTYLGVIEKIPYLQSLGVTAVELMPVNEFPILDIYGNPPQRPNYWGYDPMAFFSPHRGYAFDKRPGAQVNEFKQMVKALHAAGIEVILDVVFNHTCEGNEQGPTLSFKGLENQVYYILSEGEHYTNYSGCGNTLNGNHPVVREMIFHCLRHWVHNYHVDGFRFDLASILSRDRGGNLVPNPPMVELIAEDPLLADTKIIAEAWDAAGAYQVGSFGNHRWAEWNGRYRDDVRGFWRGDGGTLGALATRLAGSSDLYEHAGRPPFCSINFITSHDGFTLNDLVSYKEKHNMANGEDNRDGDNHNISDNYGVEGPTRKKGVNTIRGRQIRNMLATLLLSQGVPMIVSGDEVRRTARGNNNAYCQDNDLSWFDWRMVDKNKDVLRFVQSLIHFRRQQPTVRRINFLTGQPVDGRLIRDVSWYADDGSPLDWGQHHLSMVAYIAAPSRAEDPAGLGRDLVMMFNSTGDDRTQQLPAVGRGMKWNLFLDTAADSPKDIYPDLNGPMPPSNRAVDMPCHSLKVFVSGKVSAKRRK from the coding sequence ATGCTTATGCGACAACCGACCGGAAACCTTCAGTTCACCTACCAGCCGCCGTTCGGTGCAACGTTGCAGGAGAACGGCGTCCAGTTTTCGGTGTTCAGCCGCTCGGCAACCGCAATGCGTTTGCTGCTCTACAACAAAGTCACCGACCAGGAACCGGCCGACATCATCGAGTTTGATCGCGAGACCGATCGTTGGGGTGACGTCTGGAGTCTGAACGTCAAAGGGCTGGAAGCGGGGCAGCTGTATCACTACCAGGCCAGCGGACCGTGGGACCCGGCCAAGGGGCAACGCTTCGATTCGGCCGCCCGTCTGATCGATCCCTACGCGCAAGCCCTCGCGGGAACCTTCGGACGCAGCACCGACGGCGTCGTGCGGCCTCCCAAATGCGTCGTCGTCAAAGATGACTTCGATTGGGAAGACGACCGGCACCTCCGCCGTGACCTGAGCGAGTCGGTGATCTACGAAATGCACGTACGTGGCTTCACCAAAAGCCGCACGGCCAAAATCAAATGCCCCGGCACCTACCTGGGTGTGATCGAAAAGATCCCCTACCTGCAATCGCTCGGCGTGACCGCCGTCGAACTGATGCCGGTCAACGAGTTTCCGATCCTGGATATCTACGGCAACCCGCCCCAGCGGCCCAATTATTGGGGCTACGACCCGATGGCGTTCTTCTCGCCGCACCGCGGATACGCCTTCGACAAACGCCCGGGAGCGCAAGTCAACGAATTCAAACAGATGGTCAAAGCGTTGCACGCGGCAGGGATCGAAGTGATCCTGGATGTCGTGTTCAACCACACCTGCGAAGGCAACGAGCAAGGCCCGACGCTGTCGTTCAAGGGGCTGGAGAATCAGGTTTACTACATCTTGAGCGAAGGGGAGCACTACACCAACTACAGCGGATGCGGCAACACGCTGAACGGCAACCACCCGGTCGTCCGCGAAATGATTTTTCATTGTCTGCGGCATTGGGTGCACAACTACCACGTCGACGGATTCCGGTTCGATTTGGCCAGTATTCTGTCACGTGACCGGGGCGGAAACCTGGTCCCCAATCCGCCGATGGTCGAACTGATCGCCGAAGACCCGCTGTTGGCCGACACCAAGATCATCGCCGAAGCCTGGGACGCCGCGGGCGCCTACCAGGTCGGTTCGTTCGGCAACCACCGTTGGGCGGAATGGAACGGCCGCTACCGCGACGATGTTCGTGGATTCTGGCGTGGTGACGGCGGCACGTTGGGCGCGCTGGCGACCCGACTGGCCGGCAGCAGCGACTTGTACGAACACGCCGGACGGCCTCCGTTTTGTAGCATCAACTTCATCACCAGCCACGACGGTTTTACCCTCAACGACCTGGTCAGCTACAAAGAAAAGCACAACATGGCCAACGGGGAAGACAACCGCGATGGCGACAATCACAACATCAGCGACAACTACGGCGTCGAAGGCCCGACGCGGAAAAAAGGCGTCAACACCATCCGTGGACGACAAATCCGCAACATGCTGGCAACCCTGCTGTTGTCACAAGGCGTCCCGATGATCGTCAGCGGCGACGAAGTCCGCCGCACCGCACGCGGCAACAACAACGCCTACTGCCAGGACAACGATCTGAGCTGGTTCGATTGGCGGATGGTCGACAAGAACAAGGATGTGCTGCGGTTTGTCCAATCGCTGATTCACTTCCGACGCCAGCAACCGACCGTGCGGCGCATCAATTTCTTGACCGGGCAACCGGTCGACGGCCGCTTGATCCGCGACGTGTCCTGGTACGCCGATGACGGCAGCCCGCTGGATTGGGGACAACACCATCTCAGCATGGTCGCTTACATCGCCGCCCCGAGTCGGGCCGAAGACCCGGCCGGCCTGGGACGCGATCTGGTGATGATGTTCAACAGCACCGGCGACGACCGCACGCAACAATTGCCGGCGGTCGGCCGCGGCATGAAATGGAACCTGTTCCTGGATACCGCCGCGGACTCCCCCAAGGACATTTATCCGGATTTGAACGGGCCGATGCCGCCGAGCAATCGGGCCGTGGACATGCCCTGTCACTCGCTAAAGGTGTTCGTCAGCGGCAAAGTGTCCGCGAAGCGCCGCAAGTAG
- the dcd gene encoding dCTP deaminase — translation MLLSSDEIHRRLRLDEIKIDPFDPARLNPNGYNLALHDELLVYEEVVLDVAVPNRYRRLEIPAEGLTLQPNVLYLGRTVEYTETRGLVPMIQGRSSLGRLGLFINPGGSLGDVGYCGTWTLEMHCVQPVRIVPGMQICQIYYQELSGDGAAYCSDKYQHSRDIQPSLMYREFGGTVDETQLELNFGETPSR, via the coding sequence ATGCTTCTATCGAGCGACGAGATTCACCGGCGGCTGCGACTGGACGAAATCAAGATCGATCCGTTCGACCCCGCCCGGTTGAACCCCAACGGGTACAACCTCGCCTTGCACGACGAACTGTTGGTTTACGAGGAAGTTGTGCTCGACGTCGCGGTCCCCAATCGCTATCGGCGACTGGAGATCCCCGCCGAAGGGCTGACCCTGCAACCCAACGTGTTGTACCTGGGCCGAACGGTCGAATACACCGAGACCCGGGGCTTGGTGCCGATGATCCAAGGCCGTAGCTCGCTGGGCCGATTGGGGTTGTTCATCAACCCCGGCGGATCGCTGGGCGACGTGGGCTATTGCGGCACCTGGACGTTGGAAATGCATTGCGTCCAACCGGTCCGGATCGTCCCCGGCATGCAGATCTGTCAGATTTATTATCAAGAACTCAGCGGCGACGGTGCGGCGTACTGTAGTGACAAGTATCAACACAGCCGCGACATCCAACCCAGTTTGATGTACCGCGAATTCGGCGGCACGGTTGACGAAACGCAACTGGAGCTTAACTTCGGCGAAACTCCCAGCCGTTGA
- a CDS encoding DUF2141 domain-containing protein: protein MPVPKDNRPLRSPNEKGRYRRAWKESHGNLLLAFAGLIFLIGLAMIWASPPGTPEIDVDLGTVDSADQVVSLPPNVILIRVATSQLNSEGPIRIAVYDSPHTFGNPEQAIIKDSLVPIDGFVVWEIKLDFLPEQFAIAAYHDLDDNGELNRALFNAPVEPYGFSNNARSLVGPPTYEQTIMQRPTESTAIEIRVY from the coding sequence ATGCCTGTTCCGAAAGACAATCGCCCGCTCCGCTCTCCCAACGAGAAAGGCCGCTACCGCCGCGCCTGGAAGGAGAGTCATGGAAACCTGCTGCTGGCCTTTGCCGGGCTGATCTTCCTGATCGGGTTGGCGATGATCTGGGCCAGCCCCCCGGGCACCCCAGAAATCGACGTCGACTTGGGAACCGTTGACAGCGCCGACCAAGTTGTTTCGCTGCCTCCCAACGTGATTTTGATCCGGGTGGCGACCAGCCAGCTCAATTCCGAAGGCCCGATTCGGATCGCGGTTTACGATTCGCCCCACACGTTTGGAAACCCGGAACAGGCGATCATCAAAGATTCGTTGGTTCCGATCGACGGGTTCGTGGTGTGGGAGATCAAGCTGGATTTCTTGCCGGAACAATTCGCGATCGCCGCCTACCATGATCTGGACGACAACGGCGAACTGAATCGCGCGCTGTTCAATGCGCCGGTAGAACCCTACGGGTTCTCCAACAATGCACGCAGCCTGGTCGGGCCGCCGACCTACGAGCAAACGATCATGCAGCGGCCGACCGAATCGACGGCCATCGAAATCCGTGTGTATTGA